The following proteins come from a genomic window of Planctomycetota bacterium:
- a CDS encoding FMN-binding protein: MIRNLAKFVVILSVACLVIGGGVAALYGLFRGDIERRDLRIKEQAIQDVCPEGASVDPQAPIAGAPMAADAVYAARDSAGRTVAYVAQGEAQGYSSLLKVMVGVRAEDLAVLRVVVLSQQETPGLGATVAEQKSNFTLWEKLFGPSKAGKTEQLINPFLDQFPGKKPEQFSQVQAITAATITSNATKRAVEQAVQQIRDAAGKKGTGAGANE, from the coding sequence ATGATCCGCAACCTCGCCAAGTTCGTCGTGATTCTCAGCGTCGCCTGCCTCGTGATCGGCGGGGGGGTGGCGGCACTCTACGGCCTCTTCCGCGGCGACATCGAGCGCCGCGACCTTCGGATCAAAGAGCAGGCCATCCAGGACGTCTGCCCCGAAGGCGCTTCGGTCGATCCCCAGGCGCCCATCGCCGGCGCGCCCATGGCCGCCGATGCCGTCTACGCCGCACGCGATTCCGCCGGCCGGACGGTCGCCTACGTCGCCCAGGGCGAGGCCCAAGGCTATTCGAGCCTCCTCAAGGTCATGGTCGGCGTGCGGGCGGAAGACTTGGCCGTCCTCCGCGTCGTCGTCCTCTCGCAGCAGGAGACGCCCGGCCTCGGCGCGACCGTGGCCGAACAAAAATCCAACTTCACGCTGTGGGAAAAACTGTTCGGCCCCAGCAAGGCGGGGAAAACCGAGCAACTCATCAATCCGTTCCTCGACCAATTTCCGGGAAAGAAACCGGAGCAGTTCAGTCAGGTGCAGGCCATCACGGCCGCGACGATTACGTCGAACGCGACGAAACGCGCGGTCGAGCAGGCCGTCCAGCAGATTCGCGACGCCGCCGGAAAAAAAGGGACGGGAGCAGGTGCGAATGAGTGA